A single Streptomyces sannanensis DNA region contains:
- a CDS encoding DUF4232 domain-containing protein has product MQYGNSIRSAAVAMVVASAAALLVTGCRSGGDEAGADAPSSAASSPAAGSASPASAAPVPPCTVGELKADAHQAAVRPNGTGIGAAVVGFTNTSGHPCTLQGFPTVAGAGNGSPDRNVPLAVTRTGSASPVALAAGGTAWVKLTFVQVQGEADGYCESGTTPFSYPTLVVGLPGAGAHQVALEDGLFAECDNKVTVTAVSAVQPS; this is encoded by the coding sequence ATGCAGTACGGCAACAGCATTCGCAGCGCCGCGGTGGCGATGGTCGTGGCCTCCGCGGCCGCACTCCTGGTGACCGGGTGCCGGTCCGGCGGTGACGAGGCAGGGGCGGACGCGCCGAGCTCCGCCGCCTCGTCACCCGCCGCGGGGAGCGCATCACCGGCGAGTGCGGCACCGGTGCCTCCGTGCACCGTGGGCGAGCTGAAGGCGGACGCGCATCAGGCGGCGGTCCGGCCCAATGGCACGGGGATCGGAGCGGCGGTCGTCGGATTCACCAACACCTCCGGGCACCCGTGCACCCTGCAGGGCTTTCCGACGGTCGCGGGGGCGGGCAACGGATCACCGGACCGCAACGTTCCACTGGCGGTGACCCGCACGGGCTCCGCGTCGCCGGTCGCGCTCGCTGCGGGTGGCACGGCATGGGTGAAGCTCACCTTCGTCCAGGTCCAGGGCGAGGCCGACGGCTACTGCGAATCCGGTACCACGCCGTTCAGCTACCCGACTCTGGTGGTGGGCCTGCCAGGGGCCGGGGCGCACCAAGTCGCCCTGGAGGACGGGCTCTTCGCCGAGTGCGACAACAAGGTGACCGTCACCGCGGTGTCGGCGGTGCAGCCTTCCTGA
- a CDS encoding GAF domain-containing SpoIIE family protein phosphatase codes for MRNDDGAGAAQDRLRRLLGAIRAISTELELPAVLSRIVSTAMDLVDARYGALGVLDERHEKLEEFITLGLTDQELERMADVGAPHGKGLLGHLIHHPEPLRVNDISAHPESVGFPPGHPPMRTLLGTAIRVQDEVYGDLYLSDRRDGQPFDSDDQAVVVALAGAAGVAIENARLFEQVRAGAERFQRLLLPRLPDLAPFTAAAEYRPAAGRELGGDWYDALFLPDRVCALVIGDVVGHDLHAAAVMSQTRSMLRALLYERLTPPSAVLSQLDRTLDAITDSPVTTACLARVEPTGPAWTLRWSSAGHLPPLMVTPDRSARYLDGEPGLPLGVDPRRPRPDHTHPVPANTTLVLFTDGLVEHPGRALDESLADLARMVTEQAHLPLDELCRTLADGRLAGGHDDMAVLALRTPPHP; via the coding sequence ATGAGGAATGACGACGGGGCAGGCGCGGCCCAGGACCGGCTGAGAAGGCTGCTGGGCGCCATACGTGCGATCAGCACGGAGCTGGAGCTGCCCGCTGTGCTGAGCCGGATCGTCTCCACCGCGATGGATCTCGTCGACGCCCGCTACGGCGCTCTCGGCGTCCTCGACGAGCGGCACGAGAAGCTGGAGGAGTTCATCACCCTCGGCCTGACCGACCAGGAGCTGGAGCGCATGGCCGATGTCGGGGCACCTCATGGCAAGGGCCTGCTGGGGCACCTGATCCACCACCCGGAACCGCTGCGGGTGAACGACATCTCCGCCCACCCGGAATCCGTCGGCTTCCCTCCCGGACACCCACCCATGCGTACGCTGCTCGGAACCGCGATCCGGGTGCAGGACGAGGTGTACGGGGACCTGTATCTGTCCGACCGGCGTGACGGGCAGCCGTTCGACAGTGACGATCAGGCCGTGGTCGTGGCGCTCGCGGGCGCCGCGGGCGTGGCGATCGAGAACGCGCGCCTGTTCGAGCAGGTCCGGGCCGGTGCGGAACGTTTCCAGCGTCTCCTGCTGCCCCGCCTGCCCGACCTCGCACCCTTCACCGCGGCCGCCGAATACCGGCCGGCGGCCGGCCGCGAGCTCGGCGGCGACTGGTACGACGCCCTGTTCCTTCCCGACCGGGTATGTGCGCTGGTCATCGGCGACGTCGTCGGCCACGATCTGCACGCCGCCGCGGTGATGTCTCAGACACGGAGCATGCTCCGTGCCCTGCTGTACGAGCGGCTGACCCCGCCCAGCGCCGTGCTCTCCCAGCTCGACCGCACTCTGGACGCCATCACCGACAGCCCCGTCACCACCGCTTGCCTCGCCCGCGTCGAGCCCACGGGCCCGGCATGGACGCTGCGCTGGAGCAGCGCGGGTCATCTCCCGCCGCTGATGGTCACCCCCGACCGCAGTGCCCGGTACCTGGACGGCGAACCCGGCCTCCCCCTCGGCGTGGATCCCCGGCGGCCCCGCCCGGACCACACACATCCCGTGCCGGCGAACACCACCCTGGTGCTCTTCACCGACGGCCTGGTCGAACATCCCGGCCGCGCCCTCGACGAGTCCCTGGCCGACCTCGCCCGGATGGTCACCGAGCAGGCCCACCTCCCGCTGGACGAACTGTGCCGGACGCTGGCCGACGGCCGGCTGGCCGGCGGTCACGACGACATGGCCGTGCTCGCCCTGCGCACCCCGCCCCACCCTTGA
- a CDS encoding universal stress protein has product MDRKGSAPRVVVGVDGSPSSHAALRWAVRHAALIGGTVEAVAAWDLPGAHGWSAPAVDTEFDEEAAERSLVEEVRNVLGEEGAARVRERLVRGNPAEVLLDAAEGAEVLVVGSRGRGGFRRALLGSVSQQCALHASCPVVIVRPDVSV; this is encoded by the coding sequence ATGGACAGGAAGGGTTCGGCTCCGCGCGTCGTGGTGGGTGTCGACGGCTCGCCTTCGTCGCATGCGGCGTTGCGCTGGGCGGTCCGGCACGCCGCTCTGATCGGGGGCACCGTGGAGGCGGTGGCGGCCTGGGATCTGCCCGGAGCGCACGGGTGGTCGGCTCCGGCGGTGGACACCGAGTTCGACGAGGAGGCGGCGGAGCGGAGCCTCGTCGAGGAGGTCCGCAATGTGCTCGGCGAGGAGGGCGCCGCCCGGGTGCGTGAGCGGCTCGTGCGGGGAAACCCGGCCGAGGTGCTGCTGGACGCTGCAGAGGGCGCCGAGGTGCTGGTGGTGGGCAGCCGGGGCCGGGGCGGCTTCCGCCGGGCCCTGCTCGGTTCGGTGAGTCAGCAGTGCGCCCTTCATGCGTCCTGCCCGGTGGTCATCGTCCGTCCGGACGTCAGCGTGTGA
- the ctaD gene encoding cytochrome c oxidase subunit I: protein MHVVVDWLTTTDHKKIGTLYLVSAFFFFIVGGVMALLMRAELARPGMQIMSNEQFNQAFTMHGSVMLLLFAMPLFTGFANWIMPLHIGAPDVAFPRLNMLSFWLYLFGSLIAAGGFLTPGGAADFGWFAYAPLSDAVHSPGLGADLWIMGVALSGFGSIAGAVNFVTTIICMRAPGMTMFRMSIFTWNVLLTALLILMVFPVFAAALLALEMDRKFGSHIFDASNGGALLWQHLFWFFGHPEVYVLALPFFGIVSEVIPVFSRKPMFGYMGLVGATIAIAGLSVTVWAHHMYATGGVLLPFFSFMTFLIAVPTGVKFFNWIGTMWKGSLSFETPMLWATGFLVTFVFGGVTGVILAAPPLDFHVTDSYFVVAHFHYTLFGTVVYAMFAGFHFWWPKWTGKMLDERLGKITFWTLTVGFHGTFLVQHWLGAEGMPRRYADYLAADGFTLLNTVSTISSFLLGMSFLPFFYNIWKTAKYGKKIEVDDPWGYGRSLEWATSCPPPRHNFTMLPRIRSESPALDLHRPEIGAAETAAAAELVSR from the coding sequence ATGCACGTCGTGGTGGACTGGCTGACCACCACGGACCACAAGAAGATCGGGACGCTCTATCTCGTCTCCGCGTTCTTCTTCTTCATCGTCGGTGGCGTCATGGCGCTGCTGATGCGTGCCGAACTGGCCAGGCCCGGCATGCAGATCATGTCGAACGAGCAGTTCAACCAGGCCTTCACGATGCACGGCTCGGTCATGCTGCTGCTGTTCGCGATGCCGCTCTTCACGGGCTTCGCCAACTGGATCATGCCGCTGCACATCGGCGCGCCCGATGTGGCCTTTCCCCGGCTCAATATGCTGTCGTTCTGGCTGTACCTCTTCGGGTCGCTGATCGCGGCGGGCGGCTTCCTCACGCCCGGCGGCGCCGCCGACTTCGGCTGGTTCGCCTACGCCCCGTTGTCGGACGCCGTCCACTCGCCCGGACTCGGCGCCGACTTGTGGATCATGGGCGTGGCGCTGTCCGGATTCGGCAGCATCGCGGGCGCCGTCAACTTCGTCACCACGATCATCTGCATGCGCGCCCCCGGAATGACCATGTTCCGCATGTCGATCTTCACCTGGAACGTGCTGCTGACCGCCCTGCTGATCCTGATGGTCTTCCCGGTCTTCGCCGCGGCGCTCCTCGCGCTGGAGATGGACCGCAAGTTCGGCTCGCACATCTTCGACGCCTCCAACGGCGGTGCGCTGCTGTGGCAGCACCTGTTCTGGTTCTTCGGCCACCCCGAGGTCTATGTGCTCGCGCTGCCGTTCTTCGGCATCGTCTCCGAGGTCATCCCGGTCTTCTCCCGTAAGCCGATGTTCGGTTACATGGGCCTGGTCGGCGCCACGATCGCGATCGCGGGTCTGTCGGTGACGGTGTGGGCGCACCACATGTATGCCACCGGCGGTGTGCTGCTGCCGTTCTTCTCCTTCATGACCTTCCTGATCGCGGTACCGACCGGTGTGAAGTTCTTCAACTGGATCGGCACCATGTGGAAGGGATCGCTGTCCTTCGAGACCCCGATGCTCTGGGCCACCGGCTTCCTGGTCACGTTCGTCTTCGGCGGAGTGACCGGAGTGATTCTGGCGGCGCCGCCGCTGGACTTCCATGTGACCGACTCGTACTTCGTGGTGGCGCACTTCCACTACACGCTCTTCGGCACGGTGGTGTATGCGATGTTCGCCGGCTTCCACTTCTGGTGGCCGAAGTGGACCGGCAAGATGCTGGACGAACGGCTCGGCAAGATCACCTTCTGGACCCTCACGGTCGGCTTCCACGGGACGTTCCTGGTGCAGCACTGGCTGGGTGCCGAGGGCATGCCGCGCCGGTACGCGGACTATCTCGCCGCGGACGGCTTCACCCTGCTGAACACCGTTTCGACGATCAGCTCGTTCCTGCTGGGCATGTCCTTCCTGCCGTTCTTCTACAACATCTGGAAGACCGCCAAGTACGGCAAGAAGATCGAGGTCGACGACCCGTGGGGCTACGGCCGCTCCCTCGAGTGGGCCACCTCCTGCCCGCCGCCCCGGCACAACTTCACCATGCTGCCCCGCATCCGCAGCGAATCACCGGCCCTCGACCTGCACCGTCCCGAAATCGGTGCCGCGGAGACCGCGGCGGCCGCAGAACTGGTCAGTCGCTGA
- a CDS encoding sensor histidine kinase codes for MHSLLDAVMNLGRGLELPQVLRGIVEAAVTLTDAEYGALGVVGDGQRLSQFLPVGMADEMVAAIGQTPCGRGILGELIHNPVPLRLDDLSQHRNSYGFPAHHPPMRTFLGVPVRVRDEVFGNLYLTEKRGGRGFDADDEAVLTTLSIAAGVAIDNARMYHESRRRERWLEALGEITRSLLSGIGADHVLRLIAERARDVAGADAAAVLLPDPEEPGRLAVRVACGHDADRMSRLAVPVRGSLSGMAAHDGRPAVSADLSTDPRGNALGDDRAAYGPTVAVPLPVGASASGALRLSRLSGGPEFDATEVQLISGFAGQAALALELAQRRAESEELALMHDRDRIARDLHDLAIQRLFATGMTLQSAQRGIERPEMAERVGRAVRDLDTTIDIIRSTIFDLRSDTDDRGGPGVRRRMAETARSATQSLGFTPSLLVNGPVDTNISAELAEHVLAVATEALSNAARHAAARRVDIVLTAEKEITLTVTDDGVGIGSATPTGGLTNMRERAELLGGSLTVTSPPAGGTRIEWRVPLPAN; via the coding sequence ATGCACAGCCTGCTCGATGCCGTGATGAACCTGGGGCGGGGACTGGAACTGCCCCAGGTGCTGCGTGGCATCGTCGAAGCGGCGGTGACCCTGACGGACGCGGAGTACGGAGCGCTGGGCGTCGTCGGTGACGGTCAGCGGCTGTCACAGTTCCTGCCGGTGGGCATGGCCGACGAGATGGTGGCCGCGATCGGTCAGACACCGTGCGGGCGCGGCATTCTCGGTGAACTGATCCACAATCCCGTGCCGCTGCGGCTCGACGACCTGAGCCAGCACCGCAACAGCTACGGCTTCCCCGCCCATCACCCGCCCATGCGTACGTTCCTGGGTGTCCCCGTCCGGGTGCGCGACGAGGTCTTCGGCAACCTCTACCTCACCGAGAAGCGCGGTGGCCGAGGCTTCGACGCCGACGACGAGGCCGTACTGACGACGCTGTCCATCGCGGCCGGAGTGGCCATCGACAACGCCCGTATGTACCACGAGAGCCGACGCCGGGAGCGCTGGCTGGAGGCACTGGGCGAGATCACCCGCAGCCTGCTCTCCGGCATCGGCGCCGACCATGTGCTGCGGCTGATCGCCGAACGGGCCAGGGATGTCGCGGGCGCGGACGCGGCGGCCGTACTGCTCCCGGACCCGGAGGAACCGGGCCGACTGGCGGTTCGGGTGGCCTGCGGCCACGACGCGGATCGCATGAGCCGGCTGGCCGTTCCCGTGCGGGGCTCACTCTCCGGCATGGCCGCGCACGACGGCCGGCCCGCGGTCAGCGCCGATCTCTCCACCGACCCCCGCGGGAACGCACTCGGGGACGACAGGGCGGCCTACGGGCCGACCGTGGCAGTGCCCCTCCCGGTCGGTGCTTCCGCATCCGGTGCCCTGCGGCTGAGCCGCCTGTCGGGCGGACCGGAGTTCGACGCCACCGAGGTGCAGCTGATCTCCGGCTTCGCCGGCCAGGCCGCCCTCGCCCTCGAACTCGCCCAGCGCAGGGCCGAGTCCGAGGAACTGGCCCTGATGCACGACCGGGACCGTATCGCCCGGGATCTGCACGACCTGGCCATCCAGCGGCTCTTCGCCACCGGGATGACCCTGCAGAGCGCACAGCGGGGCATCGAGCGCCCGGAAATGGCCGAGCGGGTCGGCCGGGCCGTGCGCGACCTCGACACGACCATCGACATCATCAGGTCCACCATCTTCGACCTGCGCTCCGACACGGACGACCGGGGCGGACCCGGAGTGCGCCGGCGGATGGCCGAGACCGCGCGCTCGGCCACCCAGTCCCTGGGGTTCACACCGTCGCTGCTGGTGAACGGTCCCGTGGACACCAACATCAGCGCGGAACTCGCCGAGCACGTCCTGGCGGTGGCCACCGAGGCGCTCAGCAATGCCGCCCGGCACGCCGCCGCACGCCGGGTGGACATCGTGCTGACGGCCGAGAAGGAGATCACGCTCACGGTGACCGACGACGGGGTGGGCATCGGCAGCGCCACACCCACGGGCGGTCTGACCAATATGCGGGAACGAGCCGAACTCCTCGGCGGTTCCCTGACCGTCACCTCTCCACCGGCCGGCGGGACCCGGATCGAGTGGCGCGTACCGCTGCCCGCGAACTGA
- a CDS encoding response regulator transcription factor, with protein sequence MNTDDIPAAPLRIFLLDDHEVVRRGVRDLLEAEPDMVVVGEASDAREALARVPAARPQVAVLDVRLGGDRDGAGDHQGVEVCRELRASMPELACLMLTSFDDDEALFGAIMAGASGYVLKRIGGSELITAIRTVAAGKSMLDPRAVTRVMSRLTTPQPAPTPSRLDRLSPREHEILELIGEGLTNRQIGERLFLAEKTVKNRISSILSKLGVGRRVQAAMIAEKAREQRAADAG encoded by the coding sequence ATGAATACTGATGACATTCCTGCCGCCCCGCTGCGGATCTTCCTGCTCGACGACCACGAGGTGGTACGACGGGGGGTGCGCGATCTGCTGGAGGCCGAGCCGGACATGGTCGTGGTGGGTGAGGCGTCCGACGCGCGGGAAGCCCTCGCCCGGGTGCCCGCCGCACGGCCGCAGGTGGCGGTCCTCGACGTACGGCTCGGCGGTGACAGGGACGGGGCCGGCGACCACCAGGGTGTCGAGGTGTGCCGTGAACTCCGGGCGAGCATGCCCGAACTGGCCTGCCTGATGCTGACGTCCTTCGACGACGACGAGGCCCTCTTCGGCGCCATCATGGCGGGCGCCTCCGGCTATGTCCTCAAGCGCATCGGGGGCTCGGAGCTGATCACCGCCATCCGGACGGTCGCGGCGGGGAAGTCGATGCTGGATCCCCGCGCGGTGACGCGGGTGATGTCCCGGCTGACGACCCCGCAGCCCGCGCCGACACCCAGCCGGCTGGACCGGCTGTCCCCGCGCGAGCACGAAATCCTGGAACTCATCGGTGAGGGGCTGACCAACCGGCAGATCGGCGAGCGGCTGTTCCTGGCGGAGAAGACCGTCAAGAACCGGATCTCCTCCATCCTGTCGAAGCTGGGTGTGGGCCGTCGGGTCCAGGCGGCGATGATCGCGGAGAAGGCCCGGGAGCAGCGGGCCGCGGACGCCGGCTGA
- a CDS encoding vitamin K epoxide reductase family protein — protein MRDTATTGEVRTIVRPGADARTEGAARRTTGAGRAFAWLLTVTGALGILASFVITIDKMRLAENPDFRPSCSIGPVLSCTNVMLSDQASVFGFPNPLLGLVAYPVVVMVGVALLVGARFPGWLWIGLNLGTLFGAVFCMWLMTQALYVIGALCLWCCLAWAVTVTMFWYTTVHNLRHGIVPAPRRLVIGLMEFHWAVPVAWLLSIVMLIAVRFWSYWQSLLV, from the coding sequence GTGCGGGACACTGCGACGACCGGCGAAGTGCGTACGATCGTCCGCCCGGGAGCGGACGCGCGGACGGAGGGCGCCGCGCGGCGCACGACCGGGGCCGGACGCGCCTTCGCCTGGCTGCTGACGGTCACCGGGGCGCTCGGCATCCTGGCCTCGTTCGTGATCACCATCGACAAGATGAGACTGGCCGAGAATCCGGACTTCCGTCCCTCGTGCAGCATCGGTCCCGTCCTGTCGTGCACCAATGTGATGCTCAGCGACCAGGCCTCCGTGTTCGGCTTCCCCAACCCGCTGCTGGGGCTGGTGGCCTATCCCGTGGTGGTCATGGTCGGCGTCGCGCTGCTGGTCGGTGCACGATTCCCGGGCTGGCTCTGGATCGGGCTGAACCTGGGCACGCTCTTCGGGGCGGTCTTCTGCATGTGGCTGATGACACAGGCGCTCTACGTGATCGGCGCCCTGTGCCTGTGGTGCTGCCTGGCCTGGGCCGTCACCGTCACGATGTTCTGGTACACCACCGTGCACAATCTGAGGCACGGCATCGTACCGGCGCCGCGCCGGCTGGTGATCGGTCTGATGGAGTTCCACTGGGCTGTGCCCGTCGCCTGGCTCCTGAGTATCGTCATGCTGATCGCGGTCCGGTTCTGGTCATACTGGCAGTCACTGCTCGTATGA
- a CDS encoding DoxX family membrane protein, translating to MAFGNRRDLGLLVLRTGTGAVLAAHGAQKLFGWFGGHGLGGTAKAMEAMGFTPGKLSAIAAGLGEAGGGALLVLGLATPVAGASAAGAMAGAAAVHAPAGFFAQSGGLEYPAFLGFVAAGIGLAGAGRYSLDHATGRVLDQPWTVALAFVGGAAAAAAVLSRRARHLASQPAPEE from the coding sequence ATGGCATTCGGCAACCGTCGCGACCTCGGCCTGCTCGTCCTGAGGACCGGCACCGGCGCGGTGCTGGCGGCGCACGGAGCGCAGAAGCTCTTCGGCTGGTTCGGCGGCCACGGCCTCGGCGGCACCGCCAAGGCGATGGAGGCCATGGGCTTCACCCCGGGCAAGCTGAGCGCGATCGCCGCGGGGCTCGGTGAGGCGGGCGGCGGGGCACTGCTGGTCCTCGGTCTCGCCACGCCGGTGGCCGGGGCCTCGGCGGCGGGCGCCATGGCGGGCGCGGCGGCCGTGCACGCGCCCGCGGGCTTCTTCGCACAGAGCGGAGGCTTGGAATACCCTGCCTTCCTCGGCTTCGTCGCAGCCGGCATCGGCCTGGCGGGCGCCGGGCGCTACTCGCTCGACCACGCCACCGGCCGTGTCCTGGACCAGCCGTGGACCGTGGCGCTGGCCTTCGTCGGCGGGGCTGCCGCGGCGGCGGCCGTGCTCAGCCGGCGGGCCAGGCATCTGGCGTCGCAGCCGGCCCCCGAGGAGTAG
- a CDS encoding YbhB/YbcL family Raf kinase inhibitor-like protein gives MTGIELMSTAFGDHQEIPRRHSGEGQDISPALSWSAAPEGTAELVLLCEDPDAPGGTFLHWLVTGIDPASSGVAEGETPPGGHEWPNDFGRVGWAGPMPPPGHGPHRYFFRLWAVSEPLPLHGRAKSDAVHRALKGRELAGGTLMGTYQR, from the coding sequence ATGACTGGAATCGAGCTCATGAGCACGGCATTCGGCGATCACCAGGAGATCCCGCGTCGCCACAGCGGCGAGGGGCAGGACATCTCGCCGGCCCTGTCCTGGTCGGCGGCGCCGGAGGGCACCGCGGAACTGGTCCTGCTGTGCGAGGACCCGGACGCCCCCGGGGGGACGTTTCTCCACTGGCTGGTCACCGGTATCGATCCGGCGAGCTCGGGAGTGGCGGAGGGCGAGACACCCCCGGGCGGCCACGAGTGGCCGAACGACTTCGGCCGAGTGGGCTGGGCCGGGCCGATGCCTCCCCCGGGGCACGGGCCGCACCGCTACTTCTTCCGCCTGTGGGCGGTGTCCGAGCCGCTCCCGCTGCACGGCCGGGCGAAGAGCGACGCAGTGCACCGCGCGCTGAAGGGAAGGGAGCTGGCCGGCGGCACGCTGATGGGGACGTATCAGCGCTGA
- a CDS encoding NTPase: MPTRILIEGRPGVGKTTAVRRLATLLHTRDVIGFTTEEIREGGTRIGFALETLDGRRAVLAHAGFPGPPRVGRYGVDLGVMERLALPSLEQASRNPAPGQLVLIDELGRMELAYVPFRETVRSLFGADVDIVATVHAHIDPFTDALKQRSGVAVVRLTQANRDALPEELAARLEHG; the protein is encoded by the coding sequence ATGCCGACAAGAATCCTGATCGAGGGACGCCCGGGCGTGGGCAAGACCACCGCCGTCCGCCGGCTGGCAACGCTGCTGCACACCCGTGACGTCATCGGCTTCACCACGGAGGAGATCCGCGAGGGCGGCACACGGATCGGTTTCGCACTGGAGACCCTGGACGGCCGACGGGCCGTGCTCGCCCATGCCGGCTTCCCGGGCCCGCCCCGGGTCGGCCGGTACGGGGTCGACCTCGGCGTCATGGAACGGCTGGCACTGCCGTCCCTGGAGCAGGCGTCCAGGAACCCTGCTCCCGGGCAGCTCGTACTCATCGACGAGCTCGGCCGGATGGAACTGGCCTATGTCCCGTTCCGCGAGACGGTCCGGTCGCTGTTCGGGGCCGACGTCGACATCGTCGCCACCGTCCATGCGCACATCGACCCGTTCACCGATGCGCTCAAGCAGCGGTCCGGCGTCGCAGTCGTCCGTCTGACCCAGGCCAACCGGGACGCCCTCCCCGAGGAGCTGGCGGCCCGGCTGGAACACGGATGA
- a CDS encoding MerR family transcriptional regulator, with protein MRISELSRRSGVPVASIKYYLREGLLPAGRAMGATLAEYGEEHVQRLRLIRALTTLGGLSIAAAREVLAEIDQPHDPLAMLGVIHYALRTPADATEATGDGELTERVDGLVDAMEWDISEASPHRRALAASLQELGRLGVDFGVDDLLPYARLAAAVARLDLDQLDGIEDRMVLAERAAILTLLLEPVLALLRRLAQEGESRRRTGAAAAPDTAY; from the coding sequence ATGAGGATCTCGGAACTGAGCCGACGGTCGGGGGTGCCGGTGGCGAGCATCAAGTACTACCTGCGGGAAGGATTGCTGCCCGCAGGCCGCGCGATGGGCGCCACCCTGGCGGAGTACGGCGAGGAGCACGTCCAGCGCCTGCGTCTGATCCGGGCGCTGACCACGCTGGGAGGGCTGTCCATCGCCGCTGCTCGCGAGGTGCTCGCCGAGATCGACCAGCCGCATGATCCGCTCGCCATGCTCGGCGTCATCCACTACGCCCTGCGTACCCCGGCCGATGCCACCGAGGCGACCGGCGACGGGGAGCTGACGGAGCGCGTCGACGGCCTCGTCGACGCCATGGAGTGGGACATCTCGGAAGCCTCGCCCCACCGTCGCGCCCTGGCCGCGAGTCTGCAGGAGCTCGGCCGCCTGGGAGTGGACTTCGGCGTGGACGACCTCCTCCCGTACGCGAGGCTGGCCGCCGCCGTGGCGCGGCTGGATCTCGACCAGCTCGACGGCATCGAGGACCGGATGGTGCTCGCCGAACGGGCCGCGATCCTCACCCTGCTCCTCGAACCGGTCCTCGCCCTGCTCCGGCGGCTCGCCCAGGAGGGCGAGTCACGTCGCCGCACAGGGGCGGCCGCCGCACCCGACACCGCGTACTGA
- a CDS encoding YhgE/Pip family protein, with amino-acid sequence MSEPMHARRAPGRKVLRRRSLWLPSALILGLLSFVLSLLYMGANNDPVGATHDLPIALVNADKGVTVGGKQINIGAQITSKVAHSPDLKDKVAWKQVSRSEAEEMLGKDKAYGALVIPENFSASVAALALPQQDPKRPTMQVLTNPASGSFGSGMAAEINQKVAHAASTELGKQLSQQAKQQAAQAEKKPSHHAQQQADHAVKAEQPSTAEQLLLADPVAVTVQEGHELGTHSGLGLSAFFYTLVLVLGGMLGANVIHTQLDALLGYAASDYGPFRRAKPAERISRTRHFAVACGLMAALSLVTSALTLVAAVKIVGIDASHLALLWIYGACATTAMGITALALLAVFGMPGQLLSMLVLIGFAIPSAGATIPLEALPDFYRFLAEFEPFRQVVDGVRSILYFGAQTEAGLGRGWTMIGVGFVVALLFGFGMTRFYDRKGLHRSPIEGLEPHPVPAG; translated from the coding sequence ATGTCTGAGCCGATGCACGCCCGTCGGGCGCCCGGACGGAAGGTGCTGCGCCGACGGAGCCTGTGGCTCCCGTCGGCGCTGATCCTCGGCCTGCTGTCCTTCGTGCTCTCGCTCCTGTACATGGGTGCGAACAACGACCCGGTCGGCGCCACGCACGATCTGCCGATCGCGCTGGTGAACGCCGACAAGGGCGTGACCGTGGGCGGGAAGCAGATCAACATCGGCGCGCAGATCACCTCGAAGGTCGCCCACTCCCCGGACCTGAAGGACAAGGTCGCCTGGAAGCAGGTCAGCCGCAGCGAGGCCGAGGAGATGCTGGGGAAGGACAAGGCGTACGGCGCCCTGGTGATCCCCGAGAACTTCTCGGCATCCGTGGCCGCGCTGGCCCTCCCCCAGCAGGACCCGAAACGCCCCACCATGCAGGTGCTGACCAACCCGGCCTCGGGAAGCTTCGGCTCCGGCATGGCCGCCGAGATCAACCAGAAGGTGGCCCACGCCGCCTCCACCGAGCTGGGCAAGCAACTGAGCCAGCAGGCGAAGCAGCAGGCGGCACAGGCCGAGAAGAAGCCGAGCCATCACGCACAGCAGCAGGCCGACCACGCGGTGAAGGCCGAGCAGCCGAGCACGGCCGAGCAGCTGCTGCTCGCCGACCCGGTCGCGGTGACGGTCCAGGAGGGCCATGAGCTCGGCACCCACAGCGGACTCGGGCTGAGCGCGTTCTTCTACACCCTGGTGCTCGTCCTGGGCGGCATGCTGGGCGCCAATGTGATCCACACCCAGTTGGACGCCCTGCTGGGGTACGCGGCCAGCGACTACGGCCCCTTCCGCCGCGCGAAGCCCGCGGAGCGCATCAGCCGTACGCGTCACTTCGCCGTGGCCTGCGGGCTCATGGCCGCCCTGTCACTGGTGACGTCCGCCCTGACACTGGTCGCGGCCGTGAAAATCGTCGGCATCGACGCCTCGCACCTGGCGCTCCTGTGGATCTACGGCGCCTGCGCCACCACCGCGATGGGCATCACCGCGCTGGCTCTGCTCGCGGTCTTCGGCATGCCCGGCCAGCTGCTGTCCATGCTGGTGCTGATCGGCTTCGCCATTCCGTCGGCGGGCGCCACGATCCCGTTGGAGGCGCTTCCGGACTTCTACCGTTTCCTCGCCGAGTTCGAGCCCTTCCGACAGGTGGTCGACGGTGTCCGGTCCATCCTCTACTTCGGGGCACAGACCGAGGCCGGGCTCGGCCGTGGCTGGACCATGATCGGCGTGGGCTTCGTGGTGGCGCTGCTGTTCGGCTTCGGAATGACCCGCTTCTACGACCGCAAGGGCCTGCACCGATCCCCGATCGAGGGGCTTGAGCCCCACCCGGTTCCGGCCGGTTGA